The Magallana gigas chromosome 6, xbMagGiga1.1, whole genome shotgun sequence genome includes the window ATTCAATTATTATAGTATTCTATATAGTATGGTTtcagcaatatacatgtatagatccCTAtatcctcccccccccctcaactAATGATTTTTGTAACTGTAtccaaattaattaattttaaaactctTGCATGCACGAGGTAATGCATGTAAGTAGTGTGAATTACACTATTAAAAGatggtttttttaacaaagctAAGGTCGTGGAAGATAAGACAACCAGAGAAGGGATTCTGGACAGCACTCTTAGGACTACCTTTAAATCTTGTCGGTGGAACCAGAACCCCGGCATGGCGGTAACGGTGGTCAAGGACGGGAAACAAGTCTTCTCCCAGGCGTACGGCCACAAAGACATTGAATCCAGGGAACCAGTAACCAACACAACCATGTTCGGAATAGGGTCACTGACCAAAGTATTCGCCAACCTccttgttcaaaagtttatgaGCAACTTTTCTAGGTAGTACTTACGTTGTATTTCCCCTGCGACCCATGCATGAACTTTGATACAAAattactggggttttttttaaatgcgtGAACATTATAGCCACCCCTCTCCAAGGTCATTTGCATCGGTAATTGTGTTGTCaatttttaaactgaaatttacaaaataattgtacatgtagatatatagTTTCTAATTAATTGATTACAGCCTGTTCGAATTAGAATTTTTCGACTCTTGTATGAATGCATCAATCTTTTTAAACACCAGACATGTCTTAAGTGTAAAAGATGTACCAAGTAACGTCTTTCCGGCATTAGGTACAGTATTTTCACTCAATAGGTACGACATGAACACCACTCTCCGGCACCTGTTCGGCAACAAGGAGATGTTCAAGCACTCCTTCCTGTTGTCTCAGTTCGTGAACACCCTGGATCTGATGTCCCATAGAACCGGACTTCCGGCCTACAACTACCTCCGGCTGGACGATAAACTCCGGCGAGACAACATAATAGAGTATGATTGGAATTATTCTCATGTTCGTTATGtaatttcaatataatattacagttctcatttttttttataatcagtaATTTATTCCATAAACCGATGTTTGATGTACATCCCTGTCCATCTATTTTGTCATTCTCGCATTTAGACACAATATATAACGGTTGTACTAAACCGAAATCTTCAATGCTGGAATTGGCTAAAGGAACAAATGCTGTGTACAATAAACTCTTTcgtttttaatttacatttctcATAATGCATATCATTCCAATGCATAATTTATGCCAGTTTTCTCTCAGTTCGTCAAAGTTGCAATTAAACCTTCTCAAGAAATAGTTTTCTCTCAAAATTGCATTAGAATGATCGAAGGATTTTAAACTTATATGATGTTTGCTTCCATTGCATGTCGTTATTTCAGACGAATTCAACTTCTTAAGGAGGGGGGTGGATTTCGGGAGCAGTTTAAAGTAAACAACCTTATGTATGGGATCATCACTTTCATGGCCGAAAGAATTGGCGGAAGTTCATGGGAGAAGTTGATCAAAAAGGAATTGTTAGATCCAATTGGAATGAACAATACGTCATTTTTTACGCTGCTAGAACCAGAGGCTGAAAACATCGCAACGGGCTACATACAAGATGAGGGGGTGTTGCGGCCAGTGTCCTTTGAATTTCTACGGTAAATCTCCGGAAAAGAAATTCTATAAAAGTTTGGAGTTTTAGTTTGGAATAGATAATTTTGTCTTGAAATATTCAATGCATGACAAAAATTTCACTTTCGTATAGTAGGATCACATTTATAATGCAAATGAATAttcttcattgattttttttttgcaagttcTTACAAAAATTGGAACGTAAATAATAATTACAATGCGTCTTCCTGTATATTTCAGACAGTGGACTGAATTGTGTGGTGCGGCATGTATAACAGCTAGCGCTGACGACATGGCCAAATTTATGAACTTCCTGTTGAACGGTGGAAAGACGGAATCGGGCCTCAGGCTGATGGACGAAGAAAAGATAAAAGAGCTTTTCTTGCCATGGATACACCTACAGAAGTCGGATATACAGGAATATTTCGAAAAGTCCCGAGGTGTTCCATTCTCTAGAAAGTATTCCGGATATGGCTTGGGATTCAATATTGGAACGTATCGAGGTTACTTATCTTATTTTGTtggattttttgtttaatacttGGTACTGATACAATACCCTGCAGCGAAGCGAGCAGAAATTTCTCTGTACATGGCTAACTTAATTCTTTCCTTCTTGGCACCTCTTTTCTTTAACATGAGATTATGAAATATACATGACATTTCCATATATTTGTGTTGTTGGATGGTATGCCACTGCATGGTACCTAatgcatacatatttttattgatgtgTTAAAAGGTCAGGATATTTAtagtattttcaatatacacAAGATGCACGATTGCCAACACTTTTATGTGAATCAAATCTAATTTCAGATCATCGTATCCTAGAAGAAACGGGAAACATTTTCGGTTATCGTTCTTTGATGACTCTTTTTCCTGATAAAAACCTTGGTATATTCATATCCACGACGGGTGAAGACGATGACGAATTGTTCCGTATTTCCGTCAGTTCCTACATTGCTGACCTATACAACGAGGAAGAACCGTGGCTCAATTCCACCCTACTGTGTAGCTTTCCCCGGCCCTTTATGGCTCACTCCCCAAAAAGACGTTCACGTTACCTCCCAAGCGATGTTCCACTAGGTCGGCCGATAGGGGACTATACAGGAACATATCATGACGAAGTATTCCGTGACATTACGGTCACAACAGAAAATAACCAATTAAAATTGACTTACGGTTACGTGACATTTGAATTACGAAAAAGGGCgggaaaatctgaaaaattctATATGATAGCAGAAGGATCGGCTCAATATGCTCTAAAACCAAGAACAGTGGAATTCCGGGAAACCGATGCCAACAGAACAGGGTACATTAACGTACTCTTTATTAAGAGCTTTGAGGATAGTGAATTCTTTAAAGTACCGGAAATTGATACGACGTCCATTGGAATATGGCGGTGATGGAATTTTTCAATGACATTACATGTGATTCTTTTGTCATATTTCGTCAACACCTTAAAGCATTcaattttatatgcatatataaattcaaattatttttatctcgGTTGAAGATAAACAAAAACTATGAGCAGGTTAACCTAGGTAGTGTGAAAATCataaacattttcattatatgttagatattttatatgttttaagaGGATATAGCACAGGCTATgacaatttaatttcttttaaatatttactggTTTTGCATTtattcgccccccccccccaaaaaaaaaattcctcccCCAACACCCTCTgaacatttatttacttatCAGACACGAATCCATTTCAAAAGACAGATATCAcacaaatgtatatacatgtaaagttgGTGTATTTTGTATAGAAGAGTTATACATGCGTTTTAATAAATACCCTAAATTACAACTTGCTGtgaataataattattctaGGTCTTCTTGTTTGCCAGCCATACTCATTATATTACAAGCCACCTTTAATTACTGcccatttgttgttgttttggtttttttggtttGTGTAAATAAACCTTTCATTTTGAATTAGTGTGTAAAAAGACAGCCGTTTAAGTGTTCTTCGAAGGTAGGTGGTGAAAACTCGACTTTAActacgaccccccccccccctttcaagaCAAATTGTCACCGGCAATTTATGAAACATGTATGTTGCAAACGTCTAAGAAGCTTATATGTTTTGCGTTTAATCTTTTATAAATATGTAGTGAATAGgctttttcatatgaaattattgcacgaaaatttttaaaaaaaaatgtttgaaaaataagttTGATAACACTGAGCAGTACTTTGACCGAGGTAAAAATCACAAAGACCGTCTCATGCATTACATGAACTCTGTGACCCAAATATTTTCCTGTTTATACACATTGTATATAAAACTGTCCTCAAAGTTTAATGGACCTGTCAAACGTCCATTTAGATGCCGGGCCGTTCACATGCTTGAAAGAACAACAATAAAATACcagtatgagagagagagagagagagagagagagtaaactGTGTACCAATTGAAAAACTAATACTACCTTAATTATTTATCATCCTTAAAGATGTATAATAAATCAAGGAGTAGTTTTAGCGAATGCGGTAAACAATACAAACTTACTAAGACTTTCCGAATTTTATTAGCatcacgagagagagagagagagagagagagagagagagagagagagagagagagagagagtaaactGTGTACCAATTGAAAAACTAATACTACCTTAATTATTTATCATCCTTAAAGATGTATAATAAATCAAGGAGTAGTTTTAGCGAATGCGGTAAACAATACAAACTTACTAAGACTTTTCGAATTTTATTAGCatcacgagagagagagagagagagagagagagagagagagagagagagagagagagagagagagagagagagtaaactGTGTACCAATTGAAAAACTAATACTACCATAATTATTTATCATCCTTAAAGATGTATAATAAATCAAGGAGTAGTTTTAGCGAATGCGGTAAACAATACAACCTTACTAAGACTTTCCGAATTTTATTAGCatcacgagagagagagagagagagagagagagagagagagagagagagaggcgtTTATAAATCACTGTAATCTGCACGTCTGCACATTCAAAGAACATCTGTATAAacttagctgcaggtctgtagctcccggtctgaaaaaattcggatggacgacctgggagctacagtgcctcccatactaaaaatctgcaatttacggcgcacaaaaaattgcgctagttttggactgattaatctcaaTTCCgtacatattttgtacaaatatttgattcccaAAAATTCCTCGGACAATTTACTgcagatatcgtcactttacttgcctctgatattctttgaAACACGATCACCAGCCccgtaaagtgaagtggtgcagtttgtttacatgtaaaaatggtgactctcgatctcgacgtgaaTTAATACACTTTATTTTCGGAGTTTCAGAGAAAGTCTAAGGCAAGTGAAATAACAATACGAGTAGTAAAttgtctgaagaatttaatggtacgaattgttttcacagaatgtgtgtgaaaataaggttaatcagtccaaaacttgcgcaattttttgtgcgccgtaaattgcagttttttactatgggaggcactgtagctcccaggtcgtccatccgaattttttcagaccgggagctacagacctgcagctatataAACTATGACGACTGTCTGAAAGTCTTCAGCGGTCACTCACCATGCCAGCAGTTACACAGACCCTGGAGAGACCCCCACAGCTTGTTTATACAACGACTCCCAAATGATGCGCTAACAATAGAGGGTAATTTACCTCGGCGATGGGAAAGTTACATGGGTTATCAAATAAACCATGCAAAATGCTGATGATATTTTGATTTCCTTCTGTATATCGTGTTCGGGTCGAGATACCGCGAGATGGGGTGATCATGTGAACATATGAATACtacagacataaaaaaaaacctcatcgTGACGCTGCATACGTCCTTACCGTGACTCCAGAACATACCTATTTACAAGATGAAGGAATGCGCTGATTTTTTGGTAGACAAATAACGATCGTATTGGATCGGAAGAAGGTAAcgaatcttgcgatatatctctCGTACTTGGATTCACTGACTGCAGTCGTTGCCTATCAGACAGTACAAAGGTCAGAGGGAGAGGTGAACCGAGAtaaagaactttaaaaaaaattgcatgtgCATTCTCTATTCTAAGGACATTCAGCAACAAGATGTTCGGGTACTCGTTCCTGGTTTTAATTGTTCTCTGCACAACCAATGCACGTGCGCGCGCTGACAGTAATGCGCTTTCGAACGAAATTActgaaataattgaaaacacTATGAAATGTCGGAACAACCCCGCTCTTGCCATTTCTGTTGTCAAAGATGGGAGTGTTGTGTATTCTCGTGGATTTGGTTCCAGGGATTTGGATCATCAAGTAAACGTGACCAGTTCTACAGTGTTCGGGGTGGCTTCTCTGTCCAAAGCATTTGCCGCCACCTTGATACTAAAGTTACTGAAGGAAAATAGCAAGTacgatttttttatatgattacaTTAGAAATGAACATACGAGTGTATGCTATTGATTAGtttacatgtttattaattatagaaacttaaaactgttttgaattttcagaacatcatttttattaattatttactgAATTGTAGCAAAGGGAACTAAAGAATGAACAGTTTCTAAAGtgtatcaaattttattaatctTGCAGTACTCTTTCTGTAGTGTTTAAAAACTCTactattatatgtatatattgctTGCAGGTCCATTCTGAACGGactacatatttttattatacagtAACCTCATTATATCACGTGTTTGTTGATAGTAGAAGACAATTTATTATTTCCCAACCTATGGCCAACCACCAACCCCAAACACGTGCATGCAGATGAACGCGCACAATACTGCAACTAATGAATGGGGGTGATAAAAATCAGCGAAATTGAAGACAATTTTGTAAAGTAATGGATACGGGTCATTTCAGGCCGAATATAATTAGCGATTGAAGTACTTGGATGTTTCATCGGGCACGTTATGTACAAGGCTAGAAAACGTTTATCAGCATCGTGTGCGACAATCAATACTTAAGCGTTGATTTAACCTTGACGAAGATTGATGAGCTTGGATGGAAATCCaaatattaatatcataaaatttcaaagattgtGCAGTTTCTTTCGATATGGAAAGACAGTAGTCtaaatgtaatatattattttattattatgttcactgaatatgatataattaaaaaaaattaaataaataaataaataaatattaatacttcAATATCAGTAGTGATCTCTGTTAAATGTAGTATACGTATTTCAATTTATATTCTTACcacaagtgtttttttttatgaaattacagTTCATAGAATTTTATCTGTTTTTAAACTTCTGTGTTTTTCAGCTTCGAAATTCCAACAGATTGATTCATGCATAAATTGACTGTAAAGTAGCCTTTTGGTAGATCTATATCTACACAGTTTTTGATATGCGGTGCACTAGATCAATCGTCCTCTACATGTACTGACCAAAATCGACCCCTTGGTTTGTTATGCTATAGCGTCTTGCtatcttatcttttttttcaccTAATGAACTTTGCAGAATACATATCCAAAAGTAAAGATTGGTCAGAAAATTATCTGTAAGACATACATTCTCTGAACCCATAGCTTTTAGTCTTCTTCCAAAGGCGATAACATGAGAgatagtggggggggggggtactacATTTGAAAATCACCATAGATTTAGCAAAATACAGCGTGAATTATAAAATTTCCGTAATATCAATTTCTAAGggatcgattttaaaaataatgaaattaatttgagAGTTGATTTCTTTGATAAAACTACAAATTGAAGTACTCGGCGTAAAAGTAAACGTTGTATTGCGAAACATAGTAAGAGAATCTATTAAATGTATTTGAGacgtaaattaaaattttaacggAAATCAACGTTAAAATGGATATCACcaagattaaatatttaaacagcgCAAAATATATTTGGATACCTTCAATTTTCTGTGACTATTTTCGGAGGAAAGCAAACTTTTTCAATCACCTTAAACTATTTCATATCTAACCCAGGATTAAACTATGCAACGTTAAATTACCTCTCGATGCTCTTTCGACGACCGCCAAAATAACCTcaggtcttttttttttgcatgcgGTTTCAACGTGAATGCTATCTCATTTCTATTTTACAAGTACCCCTTCGTCACCTAAAAATATCTCTCTAGTACCGGCATTTCATGCAAGAAAATAATTTGCtcgaatgttttaaaatttaccaATGTTAAttagtgtgtatatatatatatatatatcaacttCATAATGTCAAAAATTAAGAAGGTAATTAAAACCACTGAATAACTGACTACGGTCATGTATTCGATAAGATCTTCACGGATGTTCTATAGTTGTgtacatggtacatgtacatacctttATCATGTATATTCGAAGAGATATCAAATCGTTATTGTTACCCGAAATCAAAACTTTGAGATATTCAAAAGCGTTATTGATTTCAGACGCTACAGAACTTGTGCGTATTGCGAGTGGTGTGGACTTTTGAATGCAAGAAACTCTTCCTTCGAAATATATTTGTACAGGAAATTTTCTGAATATTATAGGTACAATGTGGACACACCACTTCGTGTCGTGTTTAACGATGATAACTTGTTCAAAGACGATCTTCTTTCCCGGCATGCCACTATCCGGGATTTGCTATCTCACCGCATGGGGATCCCTGGTAACAACGCCATTCGATTGGATACCAATTTAACGCGGGAAAATTTGATTCAGTAAGATTTGTAGATGATGTAACTGATACTGAATTCAGTCAAGCCATCAATGTATGTTAAAAGCACaagttcaaagaaaaaaatagacatATTTATAATTACTGCATATGGTACTAGTTTTGGAGGAAAAACACATGAGTTTTTAATTTGGGATCtcgaacacaatttatttttaaaaattcctttaaatGAAAAGTTGCTCTACAcattattatgaaataagttgtCATATATATCATAAACGATAACAGAATATTATTGTTGTTTAcgtatatatgattttaaaatatcttctttataaaatatgaattattgacgatattataaatattccagGAGATTAAAATTTCTGGAGAACACAGGCAGGTTTAGAGACAGTTTTTACTACAGTAATCTTATGTACGGACTATTGACCCGGATAGCCGAGATGATTGGCGGGAAACAATGGGAAGTGTTGGTCAAAGAGCACATCTTTGACCCgctagaaatgacgtcatcaaactTTGCCACAACTGCAGATCCTGAAAAACTTGAACTAGCCACAGGCTATAATGATGACTATGGTGACCTAAAAAAAGTGCCTTGGCAGTTATCGAAGTATGATCTACCTGTAATATTGTAAATCTGTGCATTAAAAGATGAAATTTAATCTGATATATTGCTTAGTTTAAATGACTATATGTAACGCGATAGATATTTGCATGTATGTATATTCAGACCTCAAAATTACGGTAATCGGACCATTCTGAATTTGTACTCtaaattattttgacaaatgattaaataataCATAGGTACAGTGTATTATAGTTGCACAAATGAGATACCGTCATTTTCATTGGGCCATGCAATAGACAGATATACTTGTATAAACATATAATTTGGTTAAGTTGATGACAAGAtcttaatttcaattttcatcttttttcttattgtGCGAAATTTCTCATGGTGATACAttttatacatgcatgataCATCGTATGTTGCATTGACATTTCATATAAGAACTTTAAAACTGCATCAATAGAAGTCTATAACATAATAGCACTTTTGCAGATTCTGGGGACATTTGTGTGGATCGGGTTGTGTTCTGAGTACAGCAGATGATATGGCAAAATGGATGTTGTTTCATCTGAATGGCGGCAAAACTAAAAACGGAAGACAACTCCTACCGAAAAGTGCACTGTCTGTGTCGCATTCCCCGCAGCTAAGAGTATCTGGCAGcacaatatcaaaatattacacTCGACCAATGACCCCAGTTACCTTAAGTGAAGACTCTTATGGAATGGGTTGGAAAACGGGATACTACAGAGGTAGGATGTAATGATATCTCACAGAATTGCGTAAAAAAAGTGTGTAACAGTGCTGTGGGGTTGAGGTTTTTTAAATCTCATACGTGTGTTGTATCGGCAAGCCTTGCGAATCTATATGATTTCAATACGTTGATTAAAGCAAAATACAAAAtcacaatatatataattatcctCTATTATAGTCTATACGTGTAAGTAATTAATTAGTGGACCTTACTACTCGATTTAGACCGAAAGCATTAGAAAAGTAATGTTAGATATAATGTAATGTTAAATACCAGCTGTTCATTAAAATCATTCTTAACAACTTGcaccaaaaataataaaaacgcAGTACCAAGATATTCTGTCATACTGAATATTAAGCAAGAACCAACCTTTAATTAAAGCTTTGAATGCTTTCAATACAACTCGTAGCGTTCAGAAAGCCTGCCCTGCATTTTAGTAGTACATTACAAAACAAGGTTTTAATTCTCTGTTGATTGGTGGTTAAATAATCCTTGTAGCTGCTAAATAAATGCTATTTgatcatgttttgaaaaaaaaatacaattgtgTTCggaactgaaaatattttatactgaaaaataattcttactagtagaatttcaatttttaaattatttttttctgcataggATACAAAATTCTCTCTCATACCGGAAGTACATACGGATACAAGGCCAAACTCACGCTGTTTCCGGACAAAGATTTTGGTGTCTTCATTGCAATGACCGGAGATGATCCAAGTTACCTATACCGGTCAAATATCCACAGCCTTGTCTCAGACTTGTACTTGGGCGAGAAACCCTGGCTGAATGCTACGATAATATGCTCATATCCAGAACCGTTCCGCACCAAATCAATTTCATCCAGACCCCAAATTGACACAACTCGAACCCCTGCTCGAAACAGCAGTGACTATTTAGGCCTGTACAAGAACACGCCTTTtggttatgtacatgtaacggTCACGAAGGACAACAATCAACTCAAGTTAAACTACGGGTTAGGTCAATTTGACCTGTATGCCAAAACAACCAAGGACGAATTCTATATTCATTCTGTCGGTCTGACTTTTGgaatgtataattataaaaatcttaagtttGTCCAATCATCAGATGGAACTATATCTGCCGTTGAGATCTCGGCGTTCGAGTATAGAAGTCCTCCGGTTTTTACAAGAATTTCTGACTCACCGGTCAATAGTGCATTTTCCCTCAGTATATGTTTCGCATCTTTATTCCATCATGTTCTGGTAGTTTTGATCTCTATTATCGTATTTTGACGCTTTTAAAAGCGCGTTCTTCTGTAGTTATTTTATCAGAGAACTTTTGGGAGAGAAGAAATGAAATTAACTCGCGTATCCTTTAGTTTTGCATTGTTCAAATCATCGGTTGGGTTATTATCCGAAGTCGACATACCTGTAGATGGGAGAGGGTTTGAGACGATGACTTTTAAAGCGTTACATTCATATTTAGCCTACATGACTGTCTCTTCTGTGAAGAGTGGTATAGCaggttcttttaaaataaattacatgtattcgaAGTCGTTTTTTTTGGTTCTCTTTTAATCTCTTTTGATAAAAGTGTAActggtttatatatatttacatattccaAGTATGATAACTTTGATTTCCTATATTTCTAACGGAAACACTATT containing:
- the LOC105343847 gene encoding uncharacterized protein; translation: MFGYSFLVLIVLCTTNARARADSNALSNEITEIIENTMKCRNNPALAISVVKDGSVVYSRGFGSRDLDHQVNVTSSTVFGVASLSKAFAATLILKLLKENSKYNVDTPLRVVFNDDNLFKDDLLSRHATIRDLLSHRMGIPGNNAIRLDTNLTRENLIQRLKFLENTGRFRDSFYYSNLMYGLLTRIAEMIGGKQWEVLVKEHIFDPLEMTSSNFATTADPEKLELATGYNDDYGDLKKVPWQLSKFWGHLCGSGCVLSTADDMAKWMLFHLNGGKTKNGRQLLPKSALSVSHSPQLRVSGSTISKYYTRPMTPVTLSEDSYGMGWKTGYYRGYKILSHTGSTYGYKAKLTLFPDKDFGVFIAMTGDDPSYLYRSNIHSLVSDLYLGEKPWLNATIICSYPEPFRTKSISSRPQIDTTRTPARNSSDYLGLYKNTPFGYVHVTVTKDNNQLKLNYGLGQFDLYAKTTKDEFYIHSVGLTFGMYNYKNLKFVQSSDGTISAVEISAFEYRSPPVFTRISDSPVNSAFSLSICFASLFHHVLVVLISIIVF